GACAAGGCGCGCTACGACGTCACGCGCATCAGCAAGCTCGGCCTGATGGAGGTGTCGCGCCAGCGCATCCGTTCCACCAAGGCCTCTTCATCGTTCATGGAGTGCCCGACCTGCCAGGGGGACGGCACCGTACGAACTCCCGAGGCCGCGGCGCGCGCCGCCTTCCGCAAGATTCAGGCGCGCGTGGTGAAGGGTGACATCTCGGGCGTGAAGGTCTTCCTGCCGCCGGAGGTCGCCCTCCACCTTCTCAACCAGAAGCGGGACGATCTCGCGCGACTCGAGGGACGCTACAGGGTGTCGATCGAGGTGGCGCCGGAAGCGCGCATGAAGGCCAGCCAGTTCGAGATCGAGGAGGTCCGCCGCGAGGAGCCGGAGGTCCAGCCGATGGTCACCGCCGACACGGTGGACAAGGCGCTGGTATCGGGCACGCTGCAACCCCTGCCGCGCCCCCCGGAGACGCAGGAGAGCGCGGCCCCTCCCCAGCCTCCGCGCGAAGCGGCCGAGGGCCCGTCAAGGCGCAGGCGGCGTCGCCGTCATCGCCAGACGCCGGGCGCCATGAGCGCTCCTCCCCAGGACGCGGCGCAGCGGCCCGAGGGAGCCATGATGACGGCCCCGCCCGCGCGCGGCGGCGCGCCGCTCCCGCCCGGGGCATCCGACGCGCGCTCCGGAGAGCAGGACGAAGCTCCCGCCTATTCCGAGGGACCCGATGACGAGGGGAGCCTCCCGACCCCGCCACGCGCGGAAGTCGCGGCCGGCCCGGTGATGCCGCGTTTGGCCGAGCTCCCTGTGACGGACGCTCTCCAGGGCGCTCCGCATCACAGACGGCGCCGACGCCGACGACATCGCGGACGCGGTGGCCCGGGTACGCGCCCGGCCGGATCACCGCAGGGGGATGCCCGATCGGCATTCGGGACACAGCGGAGAGGCGTGACGCCGGGTGGCAACGGCTCCGCCGATTCGTCCCGGCGGGAAGAAGCGGCACCTCCGAGGTCCGAGCCCGCATTGCCGCCCCACTCCCCACGACCGTCCCAGGACATCGACCCGGGGCCGCCCCCGGCCGCGCGTGTCGGGGCGGACGGCGCCGCAGCGGACGCACAGGCCGAGGCGAAGCCAAAGCGGCGCTGGTGGCGACGCTCGTTCAGCAGAGGCTGACCGGTACGGCTCATGTCGCTGAAGCTCCTCCACTTCGAGGCCTGCCCCTTCTGTGAGAAAGTCAGGCTGTCCCTCAGGCATATGAAGCTGCCCTACGAAGCGGAGGTCATCGAACCCGGTGATCGCAGCCGGGTCGAAGAGGTCTCCGGGCAGAGACTCGTTCCGGTGCTGTGCGACGGAGAGCGCGTCATCCCCGATTCCACCCGCATCCTCCGCTACCTCATAGCGCGCTACGGCGACACGGCCATTCTTCCGGGCGATCCGGCCGAGCAGGCGCTTGCCTGGATCGTCGAGGACTACGCCGACGAGGTCCTTGGTCCCCTGTTGCGTTCGATCCTGGAGGACCGGACCGATTCGGGCGCCCCGCTGCAGGGCGCCGAGCGCCGCGAGCTCGAGCGGCACCTCGAAACGCAGTTTCGGAATCTCGAGCAGCTTTTCTCGCAACGCGCCCACGTGTTCGGAAACAGACCCGGGCTGGCCGACATCTCCCTGTATGCCTTCCTCGTCAGCCTGGTCCGATCCGGCCGGAGCGAAATCTCCTCCGGGTTTCCACACCTGAAATTGTGGTACGGCAGGATGGAGAGTCTGTAGCGATCAGGCGGCGACGAGGACCTGGAAGAACTCCTCGATCGCATCCATGAACTCCGAGACCGAGACCAGGCTGTTGATCCGCTGGCGCAGGACCCGGCCGTTGGGCAGGCCGTGCGTATACCAGCCGGTGAAGGTGCGGATCTTGTGCAGGGCGAAGCGCTCCTCTTCGCGCTCGCGCAGAAGCGAGAAGTGGTACAGGATGAGTTCGCGCCGCTCTTCGATCGAAGGCTGCCGGGGCAGGGTTCCCGCCCGCGCCGCGGCGATTTGTCGGAAGATCCAAGGATTTTTGATCGCCGCCCGACCGATCATAACGCCGTCGCAGCCGGTCGCTGCCCAAAGAGCGAGAGCGTCGGCGGGCTCCTCCACGTCTCCGTTGCCGCTCACGGGGATCCGGACCGCCTCCTTGAGCCTGCGGATACGCCCCCAGTCGGCCTTGCCGCTGAACATCTGGCGCGCCGTGCGCGCGTGCAGGGCCACGGCATCCACACCCTCCGATTCGCAAATCCGGCCGAGCTCGAGATAGTTGGATCGGGCGTCGTCGAGTCCCGCGCGGAACTTGACGGTGAGCGGTAGAGTGACGCGTCGCCGCACCGTCCGGATGATGTCCCGTGCCAGTCCGAGGTCGCCCATCAGAGCAGCGCCGGCGCACCCCTTGAGGACCTTGTTGGCGGGACAGCCCATGTTGATGTCGACGATGTCCGCGCCGAGCGCCTGAACGAATTCCGCGGCATCGGCCATACGCTGGGGATCGCTGCCGTAAATCTGAATGGCCAGAGGGCGCTCCTCCTCGGAAAACTCCATCATGTGGCGCGTCTTCTCGTTCCCCCGGGTCAGCGCCTCCGAGGAGATGAACTCCATGGTCACCAGGCCGACTCCGCCGATCCGCTTCAGGATGAGGCGGAAATACTGGTCGGTGATCCCGGCCATGGGGGCCAGGATGGTGGGCTCGTCGAGAACGACATGACCGATGCGCATCATGGGAACCATATTCTCGCACGGGGCGATGCAGACGCCGCCCAAAAAAGTCGAGCGCCCCGTCCCGTCTCCGGGAGGGGCGCTCGCGGTCTCGTTCGATGACGCCTGGACTAGGGCTGAGGATCCGATGGACTCTGCTGC
The window above is part of the Candidatus Dormiibacterota bacterium genome. Proteins encoded here:
- a CDS encoding Rne/Rng family ribonuclease, with protein sequence MPKSMFVNVTAEEENRVAIVENGVLDVFEIETLSKEHLKGNIFKVVVEGINPALEAAFVNYGGERAGFLPLDEVNFKLYPSRNGGQAAGKGRGARISRHLDKGMEVLVQVIRDAFGNKPPTMSTYYSLPGRYLVLMPGADAAGISRKIESAEQRERLRKILDELTVPSGFGVIVRTAGMETSPRELQADLESLLELWRTIETAAEQVKPPALIFQERDLVIRTIRDYFTSDIEEVLIDDEPAYVRARKFFEAHMPDKADVVKLYTGDKPIFTKHNVEDQIERIYKRTVQLKSGGSISIDQTEALTAIDVNSARSIRSASSEDTATRTNLEAAEEIARQLRLRDIGGLIVIDFIDMESSKHIRQTERAFADAMSRDKARYDVTRISKLGLMEVSRQRIRSTKASSSFMECPTCQGDGTVRTPEAAARAAFRKIQARVVKGDISGVKVFLPPEVALHLLNQKRDDLARLEGRYRVSIEVAPEARMKASQFEIEEVRREEPEVQPMVTADTVDKALVSGTLQPLPRPPETQESAAPPQPPREAAEGPSRRRRRRRHRQTPGAMSAPPQDAAQRPEGAMMTAPPARGGAPLPPGASDARSGEQDEAPAYSEGPDDEGSLPTPPRAEVAAGPVMPRLAELPVTDALQGAPHHRRRRRRRHRGRGGPGTRPAGSPQGDARSAFGTQRRGVTPGGNGSADSSRREEAAPPRSEPALPPHSPRPSQDIDPGPPPAARVGADGAAADAQAEAKPKRRWWRRSFSRG
- the dusB gene encoding tRNA dihydrouridine synthase DusB; the protein is MMRIGHVVLDEPTILAPMAGITDQYFRLILKRIGGVGLVTMEFISSEALTRGNEKTRHMMEFSEEERPLAIQIYGSDPQRMADAAEFVQALGADIVDINMGCPANKVLKGCAGAALMGDLGLARDIIRTVRRRVTLPLTVKFRAGLDDARSNYLELGRICESEGVDAVALHARTARQMFSGKADWGRIRRLKEAVRIPVSGNGDVEEPADALALWAATGCDGVMIGRAAIKNPWIFRQIAAARAGTLPRQPSIEERRELILYHFSLLREREEERFALHKIRTFTGWYTHGLPNGRVLRQRINSLVSVSEFMDAIEEFFQVLVAA
- a CDS encoding glutathione S-transferase family protein — encoded protein: MSLKLLHFEACPFCEKVRLSLRHMKLPYEAEVIEPGDRSRVEEVSGQRLVPVLCDGERVIPDSTRILRYLIARYGDTAILPGDPAEQALAWIVEDYADEVLGPLLRSILEDRTDSGAPLQGAERRELERHLETQFRNLEQLFSQRAHVFGNRPGLADISLYAFLVSLVRSGRSEISSGFPHLKLWYGRMESL